A DNA window from Arachis hypogaea cultivar Tifrunner chromosome 18, arahy.Tifrunner.gnm2.J5K5, whole genome shotgun sequence contains the following coding sequences:
- the LOC112771900 gene encoding NAC domain-containing protein 21/22 — translation MSNISLVEARLPPGFRFHPKDEELVCDYLMKKFTHNESLLMIDVDLNKCEPWDIPETACVGGKEWYFYTQRDRKYATGLRTNRATASGYWKATGKDRPILRKGSLVGMRKTLVFYQGRAPKGRKTEWVMHEFRIEPPLPPPNTSSKEDWVLCRVFYKNREVGGKPNSMGSCYDDTGSSSLPALMDSFISFDQQQQPQTHLHADEYEQVPCFSIFSHTQTSPIFNHIMEPKLFPTNNNNNNATLYGGGGTTTTSNLGSCLDPFSCDRKVLKAVLSQLTNMERNIPNNNNNNTNSIKGSPSLGEGSSESYLSEVGMPNLWNNY, via the exons atGAGCAACATAAGCTTGGTAGAGGCAAGGCTTCCACCAGGGTTCAGATTTCATCCAAAAGATGAAGAGCTTGTGTGTGATTACTTGATGAAGAAGTTCACGCACAATGAATCCCTTCTCATGATTGATGTCGACCTCAACAAGTGTGAGCCATGGGATATTCCTG AAACAGCATGTGTGGGAGGGAAGGAGTGGTACTTCTACACACAGAGAGACAGAAAGTATGCAACGGGGCTGCGTACAAACAGAGCAACGGCATCAGGATATTGGAAGGCCACTGGCAAGGACAGGCCTATCCTTAGGAAGGGCAGCCTTGTTGGTATGCGAAAGACTCTTGTCTTCTATCAAGGTCGGGCTCCCAAAGGCCGTAAGACTGAGTGGGTCATGCATGAGTTTCGCATTGAACCTCCTCTTCCTCCCCCCAACACTTCTTCTAAG GAAGATTGGGTGTTGTGTAGGGTGTTTTACAAGAACAGAGAAGTTGGTGGCAAACCTAATAGCATGGGAAGCTGCTATGATGACACAGGCTCTTCATCTCTTCCAGCATTAATGGATTCTTTCATCAGCTTTGACCAACAACAACAACCTCAAACCCATCTTCATGCTGATGAGTATGAGCAAGTGCCCTGCTTCTCCATTTTCTCTcacacccaaacaagccctattttcaaccacataatggaGCCTAAGTTATTCCctaccaacaacaacaataataatgcaaCTTTATATGGTGGAGGAGGAACTACTACAACATCCAATTTGGGTTCTTGCTTAGACCCTTTTTCATGTGATAGGAAAGTATTGAAAGCTGTTTTGAGTCAGCTCACAAATATGGAAAGAAACAtacctaataataataacaacaatacaaATAGTATAAAAGGGTCACCAAGTTTAGGAGAAGGTAGTTCTGAGAGTTACTTATCTGAGGTTGGCATGCCCAACTTGTGGAACAATTATTGA